Genomic DNA from Orcinus orca chromosome 6, mOrcOrc1.1, whole genome shotgun sequence:
TCCTCATCTTTACTGCAAATAGGTACAGAGGGACTAGCCCAGCGGGTCTCTGTCCTCTCTGTATTGCAGAATTACCTGGGAACTTATAAAAACATACACCAAGGTCAGGCCCTACTCTGGAGATTTGGCTCCAGTTGGTCTGAGGTTGGGCCTGGGTATCTGTATTTCCTGAAGGCTCCCAAGGGGATTCTAAGGGGATTCTAAGGGTATTCTAGCCTGGGTTGAAACCTACCAGGCTAGGTGGCCTCCTGCAGTTCCCATCTTAGCTCCAGGATCGCCCTGTGCAATGGACAAACTCATCGTCTGCATAGCCTTGGTAAAGAGGGGCACATTTAACTTCCAACATTCCCCGTCTCTAGCTGGGTTGTTGTACTGACCACTGAGAAGGAGAGAACCTTAGAGAAAGGGCTCAGAATACAGATTCACAAAGGAGGGACACAGAAAAACTCTCAGGCTGGAAGGGAAGTCAGGGCCATCTGGTCCCGCTTCCTTGCCTAGTACAGTCATCCTTCTCCAGAAACCCTCATGGCTGGGCAGCCATGGGGCTCTGCCGGCACACTTCCAGGCTGGGTCTCCCTACCTCCTGGGGACCTCTTCTATTACTTTGGGCTGAAATCTGCCTACATCATCCTGGAGGAGGCAGGCTCTGCGACCTCAGGGCTTTGGTGGTGGCAGTCAGTAGCCATGGGCACCACTCTGCTGTCTGCATCCCCACATAAGGGATAGTGTCTACCCATATTCAGCTGATTCTGGTTGAAGAGAGAGAGGATGGCCTCCCGTCTGTGTTCTACAATTAGGCTGAACCCTGACTTACTTCCCTGAAGTTAAACTTCCTCTGCCTCTTTGTCAACGTCTTTGGAGTTCCTGCAGCAAACCCAGATCATCACCCTACAAGTAGTTTTCCTTAGGTCAAGGCCAACGTTTCTTATCTCAGGTGGCAGATCCTATAGAGGGCAGTGCATTCCAGGGTCCCCCTTGTTCAGATGGAGAAAGTGAGACCAGAGAGGTAATGATTTGCAAGAGGTCACTGAGCAACTCAGGGGCACAGCTGAGGCCAGAACCAACAGATTCCTGCCTTGTGGGCTGAGAACTGCACATCTGCTGCATCATAAACCGCAGAAAGGCAGACCCAGGAGACCAGGAGCTCAGCCCAGCCCGGCCATGAACTCTCTGGGGACCTTGATTACttgcctctctctgggcctcagtttcttcacctgtaaaataaggaaGTTGGGCCACGtcactggttttcaaacttctaatatttttttagtaGCAGAATTATGTATTCCATAGAAGctaatatacaaaacagaaagaaggggAGCTGACTGGTAGGAATGGAGGCGGGGGCGGGCACAGCCCTCCTGACTTAGCCTTCCCCCCTTGCTATGgaccacagtttgaaaaccacaggAAGGTTCACCTCCTAGGACCTTCCAGCTCTAACTTTCTACAATGTTCTTCCCCTTGAGAAGTTACCGTGGACCCTTCAAAACAATTAAACAGAAGGCAAGGTATCATCTAAAAAGAGTCAATTCAGACACTGTTGTTTCAAGAAGGCAAATAGAAAATCGGCACCAGGTCCCACTGGAATCTTTCCGCGACCAAGAGTTTCATCTCtggtaaaaaatacagaaatagtgGCTGTTCTCAGGGGACCTGTGGTTTGGTTCCGGACCTCCCCGTGAGCCGAGTGGTGTCCCTGAGGGCGAGGAGGGCAGAGGACCCTGCTCAGAGCCTCTCTGAGCCCATCCGCAAGTTTTTGATCTCCAGTTCCAATTGTTTGGCCTGGACCTCACGCTGGGTCACCAGCTCCCGGAGCCTTCGGATCTCATCTTGTTGCCGATAGAACATCTGCAGCAGCTGGGAAAGCACAGAGCAGAGGGGAAGGTCACCTGGGTGTCCTGGGGTCAGGACACCAGCAGAAAGCATTAAACATTGCCCCTTTTTGACTCAGAAAGGTgggtgattacatttacgtggCTGAGGCCTGAGGGGACAGCCATGTCATAGATCTTTTACAAAAACCTAGTTTTCTTCACCCaattaatgaaaatcaaaaagtctTGACGTTTCAGAcattttttgcctccttagattcCCCCATGGGTAGAGCAAAGGATACTTAGCCCTGAAGTCTTGGAGATTGGAGTTTTCACCACCGCTAAactatgtgacctcaggcagtttacttaccctctctgaacttcaatttcctcctctggaaaCTGGGGATCAGAAAACTAACCTCAGCATTATTATAACTGTTGCCACTGTATAGAATGGTACTAGATGTTGGGTGTCCCCCCTAAGGATTTCGTTATTCCACTGGGTGCTAACAACACCCCTCCGAGGGTGGTAGTATTAGTACCCCCACTCCACCACTgtggaaactgaagctgagagatTCAGCCATGCAGCGgaactactaagcccatgcgccacaactactgagcctgcactctagagcccgcgagccacaactactgagcccatgcaccacaactactgaagcccccgcacctagagcccgtgctccacaagagaagccacagcaatgagaagcctgcacaccgcaactcgcccccgctcgccacaactagagaaagcccgcgcacagcaacgaagacccaacgcagccaaaaataaataaataaataaacaaatttattttaaaaaagagagagagattcagcCCCCGCGTCCAAGGTCCTAGAAGTAGCGCTCAGTAGAGCCAGGATCAGAATCCCTCTGTGAGACCCCAACCCCTGTGTTCTTAGCTGCTACACGCGCCCAGGGCTGTTGAGAAAATACAGTCAGATGATATATTGAAGTGTCTACCTACCCAGGgcgtggcacacagtaggcacttaacaAATGTTGACTCTGAGCGCACAGAAAATCCTAGAGCATCAGAAGTGCAAAGGACTTTACTACCTACCAAGTCAAACCCTCGGCATTTTACAGATGGTTCCCTACCACCTGTAAGTAAACCCACCATCTTGACACGCAGATGGTGCTCATGACGTGTTTGTGAGTGAATCAGCAAAGTGGGTTAAGGGGCTAGgccaggccacacagctggttatTTTCCTTGCCCCTCACTTTCTGCCGCCCCCAGCTGCTCACAGCTGCTCCCCTCCCTTGGCAGGCCTACCCCACCCTCGTTCGCACCTCGTTCTCTGTCTTTGGTGGGGGACATTCGAAGATGTCAAAGCCATTTGTGAACCAAGTTTTCTTCTCCTCCAGTCTGTGTTCTGCCACCCACCGTGGCGCCCTCTCCTCCAGCAGGGAGAGGGGCCTCCTTCCATCTTCTGCAGCCAGCTTTTCTGTCTGGTTGAAGAGGCGAGGCGAGGTGTGGGGCCTGGGCTTGGAGGGGGGTCTCTCTGGGGTCAGAGGCTGGGGGCTCAGCAGCTCGGAGCCAGGCCTAAGGGACATCAGGACTGGCCCTGGGAGGGAAGCAAAGGGCTGGGTGAGGACTGAGTGCCCCTGAGCAGGTGGGCATGGGGGGCACtgacacacgcagacacacacaagCCACACGGAGACACAGAGATACACATGACACGTGTGGGCGATATGGCTACACGCAGACAGGCACAAACCCACAGACCAGGGCAAGCAGAGTGCAAATACACACTCGTGTGATTATCTAAGCGAGGCTTGGTTTGTAGGGACTGCCCCAGAATACCGCGGGCCCCTCGCGCCTGCACTGCACTCTGCCGTCTACCAGTTCATGAATTCTCCCAACACCCCAAGAAGCAGGGGAGGCAGGCAACATGGCTACAATGAGGAAACCGAGCCCAGAAAGGAGCGAGACTGTCTAAGGGTTACACATAAAAGGGAGGGGGTGGCATGCAGCTCCGGGGGCTGCAGCAGGGGTGGGAGCACACACTGCCTCCCCCTGCGCAGGCCCTTATGTTGACAGGCCAGGGAGGGAGAGTCAGGGCAGGCAGAGTGGGCAGAAGGGCCCGGGCGGGGGCTGCTGCCTAGAGGGTTTCTGGGGTCAAAGAGTAATTGCAGAGGTGGCGGGAGGAtgggcatggggcatccagctgAGACTCTCCCGTCACTCTGCACAGCCCAGAATTTAAAGACGTTTTCCCTGGAGCAAAATCCCTTGATTCGGAGGGAGTTTCCTGAGCCACTTGGGACAAGCCCCTCCCTTCCTGGACCCATATGCGACCATCCTAACCACTGGGAACCGACTGTCAAGGACCAGTCCTCTGGGGTTACGGGAGGACACAAATACCAGCCAAACCCCTCTCAGCTACTTGGGGCCACTGGACGCTCCGTTGTCCCCCACATTCAGCCGAGGCCTTTTCTCTGCCTTCCTCACCTTTATTCATCCCACTGAGCCACTCCTGGGCCGTCAGAGACGGCTGGGCACCTGCCGTGGGCGGGTAGATGTCCTCTTGGTAGGATTCCGACTGCAGGAGAAGTCAGGACAGTGAGAGcggggatggtgggggagggcCCTTAGAGATCCAGGGGTGCagactccccccaacccctgtgagttgaggaaactgaagcccagagagcaaAGGGATGTGTCCAACGTCACAGAGCAACTCAagagcagaggtgggagggaCAGTGTGGTGACCACGAGAAAGGCTTCCCCTTGAGGAGGGGCCATCAGCCTCCCTGTTGCTCCCCCAGGGGCGTGGGCTCCAGGCTCCAGGTCCCGGGGTCCTTCTTCTCCAGGAGGGGTTCCCTACCTCCCTCGGAGACGGCTCACACCACCCTTACCCGCCGGGGTACAATCATGGATATGGGCTCAATGAGGCTTTTGGTTGTAATCAGCTTGTAGAAGCGGAAGATCTCACAGGAGGACACGTCGAGACCTCTCTTTGGCATAACACCTGTGGGGAGATGACCAAGGAGGGCCAAGAGATTCCTCAGGGTGGGCTGGGGCCCCGGGGACCCAGGGTGAGTGGCAAAGCCAGGCTGAACACCTGGAAGTGAACAGAGACCAGCCTCTTTCCACTATCCTTCCCTTAACAAACAGTCCTACATTGGACCAGGTCCCGAGCTGGGGAAATGAGGTTGAAATCCTCAGACTTTCTCCCCTACCTTCAAGGATTTTAGCTAAACTTTTACAGAAAGTGTGCTCTGCTCAAGGCCCTCCATCACCCTCCCCATAGCTCCCAACCCAGATGCTCTTATTAGAGCAAtgccagctttcctttgattattagtgttagcatactatCTTTCTccaccttcactttttttttttggtcgtgcagcgtggcctgcgggatcttagtttcccgaccagggattgaacccgtgccccctgcagtggaagcacggagtcttaaccactggaccgccagggaagtaccTCCATCTTTACTTTTAATCTAGCTGTGTCTTTATATATAAGTGGGTTTCCTGTAGAGGGCATATAGTTgcatcctgttttgttttgttttgtcttgaatCCCTAAACACACTTAAAAAGTAGGACCTCTCTTAGGTCAGTGTTCCCCAACTCCTTGCTACTGCTGTAACTGCTTAACTTTCAGCTAGAACACCTTCATCCTCTCCCCATGCTGTGCTCTGCTTCCCTTTTGGCTCTTCAAGTCTTGCCTCCTCCAGTAAGCCCTCCCGGACTTCTTCCTGTGTGCTCCCAGAGAACCTCCCACATACCTCAACTAGAGCTCCCATGACTCAGAGCGTTGACCCGCTGTCTCCCTCCCCAATGAGGGGCCCTCTAGGGCGAGGCCTGACTCATCCCCGTCTCCCCAGGCCCCAAGTGGCCTCAGTGTCCCGCACTCACCGATCCCCTTCTGTGGATTATAGGAGCGGTACTCGGTCAGGTAGTTCAGGTGAGGTTTGTCAGTGCTGACCTCATAGTAGCGGATGTTCCCGTCTCCCTGTGGAGGGGAGGGCACCGCTCAGAGCCGGGCCCCATCAGCCCCCCACCTGGTCCCCACTGCCACACAGCAGAAACCTGGAGAGGACTGTGAGTGAAGAGCTGGCAGAGCCGCCTCTCACAAGGGCAGAGCAGAGGACTGCCACCAAGGCAGCAGGGCACCAAGGCACCTCATTTTAACACTTAGTCCCCACAACCATGACCCAAAGCCCACACAGATGCCTCCAAGGCAGAGGCTCTGGGAGCACAGGCCTGAACCCCACTCCCATCTGAGAGCCACACACCAAGGTCAGAAGTGGGGTTCCTGAGACCCTGGGGCATTTCTGGTTGTCACTGTCATAATGactggggggggggaggtgggtgCTGCTCCTGGCATTGGTGGGTAGGGGCCAGGGATGCCAAGTACAAGATAGTCTTACCCagtgaagacctgttctgcctcAAATTTGAAGGTGCCCCTGACAGAAAACACCGACTGGTCCCTCCTTATCTGGACCCAGAACTTGGGAGGGACTAGCTCAGGGTGTCAGGCAAAGCCCTGGTCCCAGGTGTTCTTGTGGAGCCAGGAAGGTGAGAGAGGGGCGAGGCTCACCACAGGGGGAGAGTATCTAGCCACTCCTGCCTGTCCCTGCCCCTGTCCCGTACCCCAACGGCACCAGGCCGCCACCTCCCTCCCGTGTCAGACTGACCTTCCCCACCACGTAGAGCATGTTGGTGTCCGAGTCATAGAACGGAAACAGCACGCCTGAGGAGCCGTCGAGGTCCTCCTCTgcgagaggcacagagaggtcatcCTGCAAGGGAAGGGAGACCAGGAGGGCCTATGGGTCACTCATGGAGTGCCCCTTGGTGGTGCTAAGAATTCCTGtcacagggctgtgtgtgtgtgtgtgtgtgtgtgtgtgtgtgagagagagagagagagagagagagagagaccacctCCTTTTCCCTTGCTAGCATTTTACCTTTAACGAATCATTTCTCATACACATGATGTCATTCCAGCCCCCCTCCTCCTGTTTTATATCTACTATAATGCAAGGAGATTCAGACAGAGAGGAAGCGATCTGTCGAACTCCGGCCAAGTGCTCCTTGAAATCAATACTACTTGGCCTGGTcttcttccccatccccacccccacccaccttgAACAGGCAGCTCCTCTTGCCCACACACCTCCCTATTTCACTCTAAGGGCTTGCTCCAGCTGTTCCCTCCGCCTAGAAGGCCCTTTccttctcctgccctcccccccacctccaaGTCCCGATCCCAAACTcagccacctcccctcccccacgtcGAGGCTTCTCCTGGGTCCTGACCCCTCCCCTTCCTTGAACAACAAGATGCACAAGGTGTGGCGCTGGTGAGGGGCGCTGGTGGGGCTGCTTGGGAGACTCACCTGGTCCCACAGGGCTATCTGCCGGTTGTTCCATCGGGATGTGCCCGTGGACAGCAGCTTCTTCAGGTTCCCCAGAAATAGCACTTTGTTGGCCCGGTGCCCCTTATAGCTGGCTTCCTGGAGGGACATGTGTGGTCAGGGACACCCTGTCTTTGCTTATGCTGCTGCTCCGCCTGGAATGCCTTCTTTtctcatcccagctctgcctggagAATCCTTCCAGAGgcaccacctccaggaagccttcctgggtctctcccatctACATAAAGTCTCTCCCACTATTTTTGTTGAGAGTTCTTTCTCTGAGCTAGGACAGAGGTAAACTTCGGCCCAGCTCCATGTTTTTGCTAAAAGATTATTATTGAGCATCCACTATATGCAAGGCATAGAGCTGGGTGGCCACTGTCACCTGGgatatctcatttaaccctcccaGAGGAAGGATTAATGGCCCATtgttgcagatgagaaaatagatgCTCAGAGATCAGAAAGtgcttgtctaaggtcacacagtggaTAACAGTGGTGCCCTGAGGTTTCTTGACCCCATGTCATGCCTCCTGACAGAGGTGAGGCACAATGACAAGCTTTGGAGTTAGACCAGGTTCCAGTCCCAGCTTTCAATGTGAGCAAGTCCCTTAGCCTCtcttcagcctcagttttctcatctgaaaaatgggtatGACATATTCTACACCCCCCCAACAGATGGGGATAAACACGCATGAAGGCTTGGCCAGAACATTAACATCATTACTGCCCTGTTCTCAGACCTCCCCCACCCTGCCATGCCCACTCCACTCCTTGCTCGTCTGACCCCAAGCCAGACCCCAGCCCAGCACTGACCTGGAGGACGGCCCCTGCTCGGGGGTCGAGAACCCGAATCTTGCGGTCTTTACAGGTAGTGGCCAGCAGGCTGCCGTTGGTGTTGAAGGACATGGAGAGGATCACGTCTTGGTGACAGTTAATTGTCTTCACGGGGCTCATGATTACAGCCTCCTTTGTATCCAGGTTCCAGACCATCACCTGCATGGCAGAGAGCCGGCTCTGAGCACAGTGCATCCCCCCGAGCCCCGCCCTGGCCTCCACAGTCACGCGCCAGCCAGGCTGCAGTGAAACACGGTATCCCCGGGAGGGAAGCCACAGATGGCAGTTTGGCCAAGAGGCCTTGGGTGGGAGGATGGGTCTGCTGGCTGAAGCTGCCACGTGGCaggagggggaagtggggagtCAGGCTATCTGGCAGTGAAAAGAAAACGCCATCTGCTTGGAGCAATGAAACATCCATGCTGGGAGGACCCCAGGGGACCAGATAGTCCAGGGGGTTTCAAACAGTCATTAGCAACAGTTTCTACCACACAGATAACAAGGGCTGCCATGTTTAGCTAcacaggctgtgcactgcacagCTCCAGGGCAACCCATTCCCGTAGTCTATAATGCGAATAGCGCCCCCTGGAGTTGTGTACAGATAAACTGTACAACCATAAGCAGTAGCACACCCTACATAAATAGATAATAGAGCACTTCTGATCAGAACGGGGTAAAGGACCTGTCAACCACTCCCATCCCACATCAACCCCATTTGTGTGCAgactgagaaactgaggcccagagaagacaAGGGACTTTCCCAGGTCATACTGCAAGTCAGGGACGGAGTGGGAATAGAATCTAGGTCTCCTCTACTGTGAATTTTCCCAATCCACAGGGCCCACAGCTTGCTAGCTTTGAAATCAATGGAGCAGGGGGAGGCATCTCTGGGCAGGGTCCAGCCCATCCCCTCCAGAAAGACTAATGGATTGAATAGTGTCTCCACCACCCTCCCGCCCCCACCAAAGTCATATCTACCTGggacctcagaatgggaccttatttggaaacagggtctttgcggGTGTAATGCGTTACagtgaggtcatactggatttgGGTGGGCCCTACAtgcaatgactggtgtccttgtatgAAGAGGAGGGGATGTATAGATACACAAGAGAAGAGGGCAGCAGACAGAGGCGGACTGGACTGATGCAgctacaaaccaaggaatgctTGGAGCCACGAGAACCTAGAAGAGGCGCAGAGGGACTTTTCCCTAGAGACTTCGGAGAAAGCATGGCTCTCTCCTAACACCTTGATGTTGGATTTCTGGCCTCCGGAACCATGtgggaatacatttctgttgtcttaaCCCACCAAGTTTGGTCATATGTCAGGGtagccttaggaaactaatacacagacCCACCTTGTAGTCATAGCCGGAGCTGAAGAGGATACTGGCAGCTGTGGGGTGCCACTCCACCAGGCCCACTCTGCGGGCGTGGCCCACCAGCTCCTTCTTGCAGACCGTGAGGTTCTTTGCCAGCAGCTGCTTGGGGATGTCCCAGATTTTAATCTGTCAGGGAAGACACGGTCCAAGGGAAGGGTTAGCTGGGGTCACCTTGGCCGTCCACGACCCTGAGCCGCAGAACTGGCAGTGCTCAGCAGACAGTCCGGGGGAGCTCTCTCTGTGTCTACCTCTCACTCAATGGAGAGGCAGCTGGGGCCCCTCAGGGAGACAGGCGCTTTGCCAAGGTCCTCCAGCCCAAGCAGGGGCTGGAGATGAGCCTAGGCTTCTGGTAATCTTTGCCATTCTTAGCGATCTGAGGCAGTGGGTGAGCGGATGGGCCACAGGCCTGATTCCCAGGCTGAATGTCAGAGCACACCTGCCTCTCAGCCTAGAATGCCCCTCAAAGTACAGTGCTCTACCCCCTCCTGGTCCCCAAGGCTCAGGGTAGAGCTTCAAATGCCAGGAGAAAGGGTCTATGCTATCTCCTCAGGGAGCTAGGGAGCCAGCGCAGCCTCTGGAGCAGGACAGGGCAGGGATAACCCCCAACCACTTCCGTTACAGGGGCCCCCTTGGATGGCCCGGAAGAGGAAGACTAAAGGCCAGAAGGCAGGGTTGGATGGGGTCACAGGCCTGTATTCCACAGTgagggcctgggaggaggggctggggcttcCTTCCAGAGCAGTGTTGTTGAGGATGGAAGGGGCTTACATGGTAGAAAGTCATTTCCCCATCACAGAGGCATACAAACGGAGGAACAGAGGATGCTACAAAGGGTGACAGAGCCCAGGCCGGTGTTGACTTAACGTCCCTTATTGTCCTGCAGGGCTCTCAGGCCCCTATGTGGTTGTATGTCCTCTTTCTCTTAGGATCTATGGGCTTTCAGGTAGACTTCACTTTTAATTCAGCATTTATTTCCTGGTCATCCTGGATTTAAAACCGGAAAGCCAACCTCACAATAGTGCCAGGCTCCAGATGGATGGAGTCTGGTCAGGGCTGTTACCAAACAGAACTGGACCTGGCTGGAGGACAGACTCTGGGCAGGCCTGTTTGGTAGAAACAGACACCGTCCCTCAGAGCTAGAGGGTCATCCCTGCCACTCCCAATAGTTGTGTCCACTCCTCCTGCCCCCGGGGCAACTGGGAAGGGACGGGTGATGAGGCTAGCTAGGAATTTAATAAAGACCTTGAAGGGAGCCTTCAAAGCAGGCCTGAAAGGGCAGGTATTCCAGGAGTGAACACAGAGTCAGATACTCGATATCCTGTCAGAAGCCCTACACTCATTGGAGACAAGGTCAGTTCTCACAGGGCCCAGCTGTCCCTTTGGTGAAGCCATATCGGCAGACACTGTCCTTTATGTTCCTCAGCAACCCTCATATGGAAAATGACACAAGTCCTCTTAGAACTTTCTACCTGCTTCTCTCTATGAACGGGTCTGTTTCCTTTGATCAGACAGTGaggctatttcctttttttgccttGGCTGCCAGGCAGCTCCAAGCTAAGCCTGGAATTCAATAGCTGCAACCCTCCATAGTTAAATTCCTCC
This window encodes:
- the CORO2A gene encoding coronin-2A — its product is MSWHPQYRSSKFRHVFGKPASKENCYDSVPITRSVHDNHFCAVNPHFIAVVTECAGGGAFLVIPLHQTGKLDPHYPKVCGHRGNVLDVKWNPFNDFEIASCSEDATIKIWDIPKQLLAKNLTVCKKELVGHARRVGLVEWHPTAASILFSSGYDYKVMVWNLDTKEAVIMSPVKTINCHQDVILSMSFNTNGSLLATTCKDRKIRVLDPRAGAVLQEASYKGHRANKVLFLGNLKKLLSTGTSRWNNRQIALWDQDDLSVPLAEEDLDGSSGVLFPFYDSDTNMLYVVGKGDGNIRYYEVSTDKPHLNYLTEYRSYNPQKGIGVMPKRGLDVSSCEIFRFYKLITTKSLIEPISMIVPRRSESYQEDIYPPTAGAQPSLTAQEWLSGMNKGPVLMSLRPGSELLSPQPLTPERPPSKPRPHTSPRLFNQTEKLAAEDGRRPLSLLEERAPRWVAEHRLEEKKTWFTNGFDIFECPPPKTENELLQMFYRQQDEIRRLRELVTQREVQAKQLELEIKNLRMGSERL